The window TTTAACTAAACATGTGGTAGAATGTATGAAGATTTGGTCGAGAAGGCATTGCTATCGCGATTGAGGATAAGATCCAGAGTCATTGGTTCAATTTCTCATTTCTTTCCCTGAGTATTAAGAAATAGTTTGAGGGGGAAAAAAACAGAAGATATGTAACCTTTCTTAGGAGACAATAATCCTTGTCATGTTTCTAAATGTTGTTTAAATTGGACAAGCAAGCACTAGGATGGATTTTATAATTTAGATTTTCTGACGCAAATAGACCACCCAACTTAATATCTCCAACgccccttcccctttttttaTGCAAGGGAAACCAGTAAACGAGGAGAAAGCTCAGGGTGGGAAACCACCATGCTTTTACACAAAGTTTAGACACTCTCATTTGATTAGCGTATATTAAGAAGTTTCTTACAAAAAGAGACATTGGTGTAAAGATGGTAGGGCACAAGGATTATCTTCTCAAATGTCCTTTTACTTTTTTGATCTTTCGAAAAGTATTACACGGTTTTGTGCCCGTCATTTTCTAATCTTGTCTCTGTTACTTGCTTTCAAGATAATCAAGGAATAGATTAACCTTGAAAACACCCACCCATAATTTTGACATGCAGGAGATTAACAATTTCATGACCCTGAAAAGATTGAGAGACAGGACAGCCAATTAGTCAGATACACCGGACTTCTTTCGTCCGAAACCCCGAGCATAACTATTGCTCACCTCATAATTAACCAAGGTACAAGTCCTACTACAATAACATGAAATTCGAGGTTTTACTCCCACTAAAAAGTCCAAAAAGTAGTACTTTGGAACCGCTGCATAATAAGATATAGGACCAAGGCTAGTCAAGGGCATGGGTTTGCGTGGTCGTCCATTCACTGGGACTGGGAGGCGGCCAAACATTTTACTATAACCAGCGGAAGAAAAGGGGTTTTAGCATACATAAATGAAAGTTTCAAAGAATAGCTCCATTATTGGTAACAATAGTCAGACGCACCATCTGAGTGGACATTACCAGTCCAACTTTTTAGGTTCGGTCGCTTTGACTTGCACGGGCGTATTTAAGTAACGCCAGATTTTTCTTGTGTAGTCCAGGAAAAAAAAACCCGTATTTTACTTTTTAACCCAAGCGTGCTTTTATGCACCAAACAGCTTCAGCACTGCAATGATTCAGTCGAAGCCAGCCACTTAGAAAGCTTAGCAGCATCTGATCATGCATGTGTTTGGAGGAAGATAATAAACACAAATATAATCTTGATCAGCTTCTTCCACACGTTTCTGCTCCATGCCAAAATCTGGAAGCCTAATTGTTCCTTCCTGTCTGGCTGTCAAATGGAAGGATATCAAATCCTAGCCAATTTCTAAAGCCCACCACCCATGAAAGTAAGAGACGCAAATTACCTATCCACGATTTTACTATAAGAAAACTTGATCGCAGATATGACAGTAGACCAACAATTCCAGTATTACGATGTGTTGTCTCTGAACTCAGGCTATTACAAAGGGAAATATGTGCGGCGGATATGGGTTTCGAACAATGTATATGGATCTCCAGAACAGGACTATAACATTTCAAGTATACTGGCCCTCAAACAAAGAATCTTCTAGCTACTAGAAAAACAGGGGCATCTGTCTCAAATACAGCTGCAAAAAATGAAACCGACCCTTGACCATATAAAGTAAGCGCAATTATATCCAACTAGTGAACAATTGCCTGAAAAAACcctcaaaacaaaaacaaagtgcTCTCTTCCAGAAGGAACTTTGCCCCATATCAATGCCAAGAGGACACACATGATCGAGAAAAACTCAACAAGGGAAGCACTAGGCATGTCTCACTTCCATCGCAGAGACTGCCTTATTCCAGAGTAGATAAGCCCCAATGATCTCCCTATCAAACAGACCAGAAAGAAGGAGATTGCATCACTGACTTTACCAATAAGAGTTCTAATCAATGGTGTTGCAATGTCAGACAGTTCAAGAAACAGACTGAAGTAATACTGCCTGCAACAAAGAAGAAATATGTTACCACTTAGTCAATGGAAGTCAAGGCTCAGACTCATATGCAATTTACACCCACTGGCAACATAACCCAAGAGCAGTAAGAACGAACACCAAAAACCTTATTCTTAATCTAAATGGTAGTTCAAACCGCGTCTTTAGATAAGTGACAGTGCTAATTCCAACAATAAGGACCCACTTGGTTATTCTTCAATACCATGTACCGAACAAACAAACACCAGATATTATTTCCCATGTAAAACAAATTCTACTTTCCTTTCCTAGCTAAAAGCACTTTGTCCATTCTCAAAGGCCCAACTTAAATGAAACCAAATAAAAAGGCAACCTCTGACAACTTTAACATTTCTATAGCTTCCAATACAATACATATTCCGACCATGAGTTCCCTATCTTCCTGCATATACCTCCTTGCACGCCCCATAATAGTAGAAACACAAAACACTATAGCACAATAGTTAACACTAACTTCTCATTTGCTTTCAACATGTACAGAAAGTAAACATCATTCTTACCTGTGAGAATTTTAACTTCAGTTGTTATTGTAGTCAGAGAGGATACTGtacaaataatttttaactGAAAGCACATCGCCATATAATAATGAAAAGACTTTCAAGTTGGCATCCAAGCACCAAAGTTGTTCGAAAACGGTATTTTAACAGGAAATTTTTTCTGGATCAAAATCTTTTACATCCAGTCATGCAAAGCATGAGTGTTGATCACGCCCAACACAACCAAAACACCAATATTGAATGTCAAACTCATGATTAGTCACATTCCTTCCCCAATTTAAGTTTCCATTTTTTATTCCCCTTATTAAATGCTGGGATGCAGGTCTCAAGTAAGATCCTCATTAGCCGGACAAGTGTGCATGAAAGAAGAGAAACATGCAAATTGGCCACACTTCAGTTGCATTTGCTTCAAATCTGAGACTTGATGCAACAGAAGTGCAAAATTTCAACCACCCACCCTTCATTTGTTTCACAAAAGTCCCAGCTTTAATAGCATATAAGGGGTTTCAATTCCCTCCATTTCCTTTTCCAATTAAAACACAAGTAAGGACAAGGGCCATATGGAATCATCACTTATCCATTAGTCCCATCTACAACAATCCCAGACTTCATAACTAAAACAGATCTAGTAGTACAAACTAAGTTGGGAGAGTCCAAGTCTTATTACCTTAACCATGTTGTATTGCTATACATCATAATACCAAAATTTACTATGTCCAGGTCTGTTTGACCATTACCAAAACCAAACTGCAGGAAAAGGGAGATTGCATGAGGCTGGAAGAAGGAAAGAAGAAGTAGGATGCTCAGTGAAACTTACCACCCAGTCAAAGCCCTTAGTTCCTTGGTCCGCTTAATAGATATGGAAGTGTGCATTATGATGAGAAAAGATAAAGAAGGTGATGTAGTTCTAGATCTCTGCAGGCTAAGTTTCTTCCACCAACCCAAGTTTTCAGCCTCCCTTTGGCTGCATTCCTCAACAAGTTGGGTTTCAAAAGTACGTAATTCAAAGCGATCTTCGTACATAGAAACAACAGATTCCATGTTCTGATGCAACCACTGGTGCAATGCCACCTGTCAGCAAAATAGATTTTCCCCGGTGAACCTTTAGGTAttattgtaaaaagaaaaaaagtgtaGTAGGCGACATACTCTATATTTCTAACTTGCAGTTGCGTATGCCCTGTCTCATTGCCAGCAGGCATTATATAACCATTCAAAACATCTTTGTAGGTAATAAGCATGCAGCCTTCCATACACATGAAGAGGCCATCTTACCCAGATACAAAACCACAAATCAGTCATCATTCTGCCATTTATTAGTCGCATACAGATTATCAAGAAATTTTCTCATTAATCATCTCCACTAAAAGCTTGATCTCCTAACCTGTCACATAATCAGGTATACTATGTTGTTCTCTGCACAAGCATTAAGTATTGACTTCTATCTTTAAATTCTCATTGATGTGATCAATGTTCAAACCCACAAAAAGCTTTAATTCAccagataataaaaaattacatTCATTCACATTTTTTAAATGAAAGAGATGAATTTCCAAGTATATCTGTTCTTAACCTAAAAGGAATAACAGCTGAATAGCAGtcatcaaagtttaaaacaaccTTGGGCCATCTAGCATAAACAGCCCAACATTTTCATCAATGCAAAGAAGAAAGTTGTTAAAATCTACTTAAAGCTCCATTGACCCAAAATAGTCAAAGAAAAGATATTTCAACAGTGCTTAATAGCCATGTTGCCGGACAGTTGATCTGCTTGGAATGCAGGGAATTAAAAGAATCCAATTTCTCATCTTTTCCCCAAGCAAATTATCAGCAACAAGTATCTCCAGAAATGAATATGCATCAATGCCATaatgaaaatcataaaaacaGATTCTCAAACTTAACACCCTTAAACATAGGAAAAGATAATACTATGTACTTCAGACAAGGACAACTGCAAAAGGAAACCTCGGTGCAAAGACTAAATGAAAAGTAATATTTTACAAAGGAAATGCACACCTCATTGCGTAATCTCTGAAGTGCTCTGGTTGACAAAGTACACAAATTTAAACCGAGGCTGTTCATTTCAGTGGACATGCTACCATCTACAGATATAAGTTCCAAGTACATGCTTGCAATTCCCTCCGCTATGGTAATAACCAAATCTTCTAAAACAGAGACTCCATGCTGGGTAAAAAAGCCAGGTCCATAACAGCCACTCATCCTAGTAGACCACATAATTAGGTGGAAAAAATTACATCCAGATTAGAAGAAATGATGCTGTATTAGCaacattacattttttttttaaaccagtCTAGTTGAAATTAAATTATACATCCTAAGACTGAtttatcaaaaacaaaaattttgccACAGCAAAATGTTACGTAAAATGTTGCAATGCATTTGAAGCACAGGTTTTACTGCTGTGCGGGTAACACTAAATTTTGATGCGGTGAAAGCAGGAAAAGGAAAGCTAAATGATTGCTTAAATTCATACTCTTACACCATAAGTTACTCTATGATAAACTCATTCTCAACCTACTTTCTTTCACTCCTGATCTCAAGCAATCAATCACAAACAAAGGTGTAGCATTAGAACTTCACTTTAGCTTCACCTACAGACTGCCAACCTGTAAAGTAGCTGGGAAACTTCATGGAATACAGGATTCAGGAATACTGCTTTACCAAATGTTACTTTGCATGAATGAAGCAGGGATCAAATTGGCCATTTGAAGGAAAAATCGTGGAGACAACACGAAAAAAAAAGCCAACAGAAGCAAAAGTAGTATGTTACATACCCATTGTAACCAAAACTAAGAGCACTTATCAGCTCTGCATATAAATCTTCCTTGCCTGACTTTCTAATGTACTTCAAAATGCTGCTATATCCTTTTAATCTTTCAATCATCGAAGAAAGAAGAGCCTGGTAAGATAGGAGTAAAACCAATCTCAGAAGCCAACATATTTCGCTTTCTTAAACAGAAGCCAAGCAAGATAAAAGAGACCTTGTTAGGACTGTTATTTTTAAGGCAAAGCTCTTCTTCAAGCCAAGTCAGGCACAATGGCTGAAAGGAGCTCTCAAAGATTCGTGTCATAACCATAGTCAAATCCACAGTAGAGCTTCCGGAGATATGATCCACCTGATACCAATTTTTATCAATGCCCTTACTACTGAGGAAACCAAAAAGGAGAATCGAAGCGAAAGAAAGACGTTCAAGGCCAAAATTAATTACACATAGTTTGAGCTAACATAGTTTTTTGACTTACACATCAAAAGTCAACATATAGAGATGCCAAATTAACTACAATCTCCatcatcttgtttcttttttttttttctttttttatgtcAAGCAATGAAAAGTCAAGACTCCAGTGTAAGCTGAGCATTTTCAAAAAGAAGGATCAAGATTTGTTCAAAAACATAATACCGTAACCAAATAGCAATAAAGTCTATTGATAAAAAACCACTGCAAAGGAGAAGCAAATCTCCTTTGCCAAGGTTGCAAATGAGGTAGGAACAAATGATGGGAATGAAAATGAACTGCATTTCCATATTCCAAAAGTTGTTTCCACATTATCTACCTTTCACAAAATAATTGCAAAAGAAGTTCCTTTAAACTGAGTAATCTTTCCTCTATTCTGATTCCTGAAATTTACTTTCCTTTAATTCCTGGAAATTGCATAAGACTTTGAGATTAATTATGAAAGCATCTTGTCTTTTGACAAACAAGATACATTTAGACATCAAATAACGAAAAATATGACTGCAAGGCAGTGACAGTACAGACAGTGCCTGCCTCTTTCCTGAGCCAATTAAAACAAGTCCACAAGCAGCGAATCCTGGGAAGCTCTGCAAGAGCACGCAAACTTGACCTATGCAATGCAAGGTCTTCATTGATGCCAGAAAGTCTGTCGCTAACATTTACAGCCTGTTCCCTGGCATATAGGGAATCCAGTAATTTGGCTGCAACTAAGTCCCAGGCAAAATGAAGGTTATCTTGATTATCATTCCCCATGGAACTGCAATTAAAGGAAAACAGCAGGCATTGATTAAATTAAGGACTGCCTTCATATTTAACCAGCTTATAATTTGGCCAACCATGATGTATTTCAACCATGTATTCTCACAAACTTCCTTACCTACCCGACAGGGAAGAGTTTTTTGGGACTGTG is drawn from Coffea arabica cultivar ET-39 chromosome 1c, Coffea Arabica ET-39 HiFi, whole genome shotgun sequence and contains these coding sequences:
- the LOC113714066 gene encoding uncharacterized protein isoform X3; its protein translation is MAEYVVVPLGVHLPVYRNGTNKQFLTLANAQPLLRRQYHSRSCKSIQFSSWNSSKLTCHFTNPKIHAVRESFMCFCLGALVNADFVSAPEWVPYVDQVLLMASIFLTYSAGVIPGGKPLSDARRSTSNDFTVPKNSSLSGSSMGNDNQDNLHFAWDLVAAKLLDSLYAREQAVNVSDRLSGINEDLALHRSSLRALAELPRIRCLWTCFNWLRKEAGTVDHISGSSTVDLTMVMTRIFESSFQPLCLTWLEEELCLKNNSPNKALLSSMIERLKGYSSILKYIRKSGKEDLYAELISALSFGYNGMSGCYGPGFFTQHGVSVLEDLVITIAEGIASMYLELISVDGSMSTEMNSLGLNLCTLSTRALQRLRNEVALHQWLHQNMESVVSMYEDRFELRTFETQLVEECSQREAENLGWWKKLSLQRSRTTSPSLSFLIIMHTSISIKRTKELRALTGWEIIGAYLLWNKAVSAMEVRHA
- the LOC113714066 gene encoding uncharacterized protein isoform X5, whose product is MCFCLGALVNADFVSAPEWVPYVDQVLLMASIFLTYSAGVIPGGKPLSDARRSTSNDFTVPKNSSLSGSSMGNDNQDNLHFAWDLVAAKLLDSLYAREQAVNVSDRLSGINEDLALHRSSLRALAELPRIRCLWTCFNWLRKEAGTVDHISGSSTVDLTMVMTRIFESSFQPLCLTWLEEELCLKNNSPNKALLSSMIERLKGYSSILKYIRKSGKEDLYAELISALSFGYNGMSGCYGPGFFTQHGVSVLEDLVITIAEGIASMYLELISVDGSMSTEMNSLGLNLCTLSTRALQRLRNEVALHQWLHQNMESVVSMYEDRFELRTFETQLVEECSQREAENLGWWKKLSLQRSRTTSPSLSFLIIMHTSISIKRTKELRALTGWQYYFSLFLELSDIATPLIRTLIGKVSDAISFFLVCLIGRSLGLIYSGIRQSLRWK
- the LOC113714066 gene encoding uncharacterized protein isoform X2; protein product: MAEYVVVPLGVHLPVYRNGTNKQFLTLANAQPLLRRQYHSRSCKSIQFSSWNSSKLTCHFTNPKIHAVRESFMCFCLGALVNADFVSAPEWVPYVDQVLLMASIFLTYSAGVIPGGKPLSDARRSTSNDFTVPKNSSLSGSSMGNDNQDNLHFAWDLVAAKLLDSLYAREQAVNVSDRLSGINEDLALHRSSLRALAELPRIRCLWTCFNWLRKEVDHISGSSTVDLTMVMTRIFESSFQPLCLTWLEEELCLKNNSPNKALLSSMIERLKGYSSILKYIRKSGKEDLYAELISALSFGYNGMSGCYGPGFFTQHGVSVLEDLVITIAEGIASMYLELISVDGSMSTEMNSLGLNLCTLSTRALQRLRNEVALHQWLHQNMESVVSMYEDRFELRTFETQLVEECSQREAENLGWWKKLSLQRSRTTSPSLSFLIIMHTSISIKRTKELRALTGWQYYFSLFLELSDIATPLIRTLIGKVSDAISFFLVCLIGRSLGLIYSGIRQSLRWK
- the LOC113714066 gene encoding uncharacterized protein isoform X4, yielding MAEYVVVPLGVHLPVYRNGTNKQFLTLANAQPLLRRQYHSRSCKSIQFSSWNSSKLTCHFTNPKIHAVRESFMCFCLGALVNADFVSAPEWVPYVDQVLLMASIFLTYSAGVIPGGKPLSDARRSTSNDFTVPKNSSLSGSSMGNDNQDNLHFAWDLVAAKLLDSLYAREQAVNVSDRLSGINEDLALHRSSLRALAELPRIRCLWTCFNWLRKEAGTVDHISGSSTVDLTMVMTRIFESSFQPLCLTWLEEELCLKNNSPNKALLSSMIERLKGYSSILKYIRKSGKEDLYAELISALSFGYNGMSGCYGPGFFTQHGVSVLEDLVITIAEGIASMYLELISVDGSMSTEMNSLGLNLCTLSTRALQRLRNEVALHQWLHQNMESVVSMYEDRFELRTFETQLVEECSQREAENLGWWKKLSLQRSRTTSPSLSFLIIMHTSISIKRTKELRALTGCLVLVMVKQTWT
- the LOC113714066 gene encoding uncharacterized protein isoform X1, with amino-acid sequence MAEYVVVPLGVHLPVYRNGTNKQFLTLANAQPLLRRQYHSRSCKSIQFSSWNSSKLTCHFTNPKIHAVRESFMCFCLGALVNADFVSAPEWVPYVDQVLLMASIFLTYSAGVIPGGKPLSDARRSTSNDFTVPKNSSLSGSSMGNDNQDNLHFAWDLVAAKLLDSLYAREQAVNVSDRLSGINEDLALHRSSLRALAELPRIRCLWTCFNWLRKEAGTVDHISGSSTVDLTMVMTRIFESSFQPLCLTWLEEELCLKNNSPNKALLSSMIERLKGYSSILKYIRKSGKEDLYAELISALSFGYNGMSGCYGPGFFTQHGVSVLEDLVITIAEGIASMYLELISVDGSMSTEMNSLGLNLCTLSTRALQRLRNEVALHQWLHQNMESVVSMYEDRFELRTFETQLVEECSQREAENLGWWKKLSLQRSRTTSPSLSFLIIMHTSISIKRTKELRALTGWQYYFSLFLELSDIATPLIRTLIGKVSDAISFFLVCLIGRSLGLIYSGIRQSLRWK